The Parachlamydia acanthamoebae genome has a window encoding:
- a CDS encoding DUF5681 domain-containing protein yields MPDNTDKKQKIRYQKGQSGNPKGRPKGSRNRASLMAEHLFIADVESICKAVIEKAKAGDMYAAKIILDRLLPPKKDGSVNIQLPEIATSHDVLKAIQCVTQAIANGNITPSEGEVLARILNIHATAIELYEFEHTLNELEQKRSKI; encoded by the coding sequence ATGCCTGATAATACAGACAAAAAACAGAAAATTCGATACCAAAAGGGGCAATCAGGCAATCCAAAAGGAAGACCGAAAGGATCTAGAAATAGAGCAAGCTTGATGGCCGAACACCTATTTATTGCTGACGTCGAATCTATTTGCAAAGCAGTGATTGAAAAGGCAAAAGCTGGTGACATGTACGCCGCTAAAATTATTTTGGATAGACTATTACCACCCAAGAAAGATGGGTCCGTCAACATTCAGCTGCCTGAGATCGCAACTTCTCACGATGTTTTGAAAGCTATACAATGCGTTACTCAAGCTATTGCTAATGGAAATATCACTCCCTCTGAAGGAGAAGTTTTGGCCAGAATTCTGAATATCCATGCGACTGCTATTGAGCTGTATGAATTTGAACATACCCTTAACGAACTTGAACAGAAGAGATCTAAAATTTGA
- a CDS encoding toprim domain-containing protein translates to MNKPRKNKKNDASHLLNNSLAFEGFMELPAGIVIPYHSIAQGMLKVKIRRVNWHADDELPKYVEVSGSSKQLSCFGSIQESIATILVESEFDAILLHQEAYDFCASLALGGVSKKPDLETHLHLLKSSLILFALDFDESGKNAFSYWRSTYANLRAWPAPLVKSPGDAYLKGVDLRRWVLEGLEFYKK, encoded by the coding sequence ATGAATAAACCTCGAAAAAACAAAAAAAATGACGCCTCGCATCTGCTAAATAATAGCCTAGCTTTTGAAGGTTTTATGGAACTTCCGGCTGGCATTGTGATTCCTTACCATAGTATCGCCCAAGGGATGCTGAAGGTGAAAATACGCCGAGTTAACTGGCATGCTGATGATGAGTTGCCGAAATATGTAGAGGTGTCTGGCAGCAGCAAGCAACTTTCTTGTTTTGGCTCCATTCAAGAATCTATAGCAACTATCCTTGTAGAGTCCGAGTTTGATGCCATTTTGCTGCATCAAGAAGCTTATGACTTTTGCGCTAGCCTCGCTTTGGGTGGCGTATCCAAGAAACCCGATTTGGAAACTCATCTCCATCTACTCAAAAGTTCTCTCATTCTGTTCGCTTTGGACTTCGATGAGTCAGGCAAGAACGCCTTTAGCTACTGGAGATCGACTTATGCAAACCTTAGGGCTTGGCCTGCACCTTTGGTTAAAAGCCCTGGCGATGCCTATCTGAAAGGTGTAGACTTGAGGAGGTGGGTTTTAGAGGGACTAGAATTTTACAAAAAGTAA
- a CDS encoding tyrosine-type recombinase/integrase: MAYIEERILPAEAGKKPKKVYRARIRFKGKPEVSDTFNSKSKAIAWAKKMEDSIREGRLLPRKEDLERTFGNLIERYIENELPKKPKSLAKQKMQLLWWKSHLGSYFLNHITPALIIEVRDKLFHGLSRRGKPRSTSTANRYLAALTHVYTIAVKEWGWCSENIALKIRRSKEGKARDRFLEKEEISRLLSACKKSKSPYLYPIVLIALTTCARKGEILSLKWRDIQFDRRKMTFRDTKNGETRSVALSDVVIDCLRKEQSKRIVTSEYVFPSLDGTKPADFMTSWKKVIKGIGLNICFHTLRHTGASHLAMNGATPLEIAPILGHKTLAMVKRYSHLSTSSTAQALNKMNQYILEEENDE, translated from the coding sequence ATGGCATATATTGAAGAAAGAATATTACCAGCCGAAGCTGGTAAAAAACCGAAAAAAGTCTATCGGGCCCGCATCCGTTTCAAAGGAAAGCCTGAAGTTTCCGACACCTTCAATTCGAAATCTAAGGCGATTGCCTGGGCTAAGAAAATGGAGGACAGCATTCGCGAAGGTCGCCTACTTCCAAGAAAGGAAGATTTAGAGCGGACTTTTGGTAATCTGATCGAACGCTACATCGAAAATGAACTTCCTAAAAAGCCTAAAAGCCTTGCCAAGCAAAAGATGCAGCTTTTGTGGTGGAAGTCTCATTTAGGTTCTTATTTTCTCAATCACATCACTCCAGCTTTGATTATCGAAGTGCGAGACAAGCTGTTTCATGGACTTTCCCGTAGAGGTAAGCCTAGAAGCACGTCTACAGCTAATCGTTATTTAGCTGCCTTAACCCATGTCTATACGATCGCCGTGAAGGAATGGGGATGGTGCAGTGAAAACATCGCTCTTAAGATTAGGCGCTCAAAAGAAGGTAAGGCACGCGATAGATTTCTTGAGAAAGAGGAAATTTCTCGTTTGCTTTCCGCTTGCAAGAAAAGTAAAAGCCCTTATCTTTACCCAATAGTTCTCATTGCATTAACAACCTGTGCAAGAAAAGGTGAAATTTTATCGTTGAAATGGAGAGATATCCAATTTGATAGGAGAAAGATGACATTTAGAGATACTAAAAATGGAGAAACGAGATCTGTTGCTTTGAGCGATGTCGTCATCGATTGCTTGCGAAAAGAACAATCTAAGCGAATTGTGACGAGCGAGTATGTTTTTCCCTCTTTGGATGGAACTAAGCCGGCCGATTTTATGACTTCATGGAAAAAAGTAATCAAGGGTATCGGCCTTAATATCTGCTTCCATACGCTTCGTCATACAGGTGCTTCACATTTAGCTATGAATGGAGCGACGCCATTAGAGATCGCGCCTATCTTGGGCCATAAAACATTGGCCATGGTTAAGCGTTATAGCCATCTATCCACTTCCTCCACTGCGCAAGCATTGAATAAAATGAACCAGTATATTCTTGAGGAGGAAAACGATGAATAA
- a CDS encoding insulinase family protein has product MSSPISFDTVGQKYLDFVVTKVIPIKEINCDLVELVHTPTGAEVLHLANDDPENMFCLSFRTIPKTSNGVAHILEHLVLCGSKKFPLKDPFFSMTHRSLNTFMNAFTGADFTCYPAASQLSKDFYNLLDVYLDAVFKPNLAYLSFLQEGHRLDFTDPSNLDSPLEFKGVVFNEMKGALSSATARLSEAMSSVLFPTLTYGINSGGDPKEIPQLTHEDLRHFHEEFYHPSRCLFFFYGNMPLAGHLDFITKNALVNSRKKDPLSLLPREKRFTAPKKVEMSYPIGQDESEEKKTIFGLGWLTTHILEQKELLALTILDIILMDTDAALLKLPLLKSGLCTQVTSSLDGEISEVPYILVFKGCEKGNVEQLEEIVLKVLKEIKEAGIPWNLIESAIHQLEFHRTEITGNHAPYGLSLYFRSALMKQHGASAEDGLLIHSLFNTLREELEKNPNLLQDVMEKHLIGNQHRATVIMTPDKGLAAAELENEKAVLKQIQEKLTPEEKQTIAKQAKDLAAYQEKEEDVDILPSVSLSDVPKKSQVFPLTKEKVGILDVFSHPCFTNQIVYAELVFPLPKIAQEDLYLLRLLTLLMPQMGCGGRSYVENLEYIQAHTGGIDTILNFTHKVDHAEAFTPSFLIRGKSLSRKTDKLFPLLKEMVTSIDLTDKERIKELLAKHYTGLEMSINQNALKYAINLSASGLDIGSSIANSLYGLEYFWKIKELASNFDTKVDWLIEKLQTLQNQITGLKGAHLILASDQEKYADLKAKGFYGLDQLPEKSFTSWDHSSYQLIKAGSQGRTISSPVAFTSMMFKTLNYTHPDMPALAVVAPLFDNLILHPKLREQGGAYGGGASCNSLTGKFYFFAYRDPNIASSLNAFDEAVQSILSGDFEDSDLEEAKFEIVQGMDSPVAPGSRASVSYDWMIQGKTPEIRQSFRDRLLALTKEDVQNAVQTHILPKMSTATTVVFASKELFEQENQVLAKNGRTVLPVESV; this is encoded by the coding sequence ATGTCATCTCCTATTTCGTTTGATACCGTTGGACAAAAATATTTGGATTTCGTCGTAACAAAGGTCATTCCCATCAAAGAAATTAATTGCGATTTGGTGGAGTTAGTTCACACACCAACAGGCGCAGAAGTTTTGCATTTAGCGAACGATGACCCTGAAAATATGTTTTGCTTATCTTTTCGAACAATTCCCAAGACTTCTAATGGGGTTGCGCACATTTTAGAGCATCTCGTGCTTTGTGGATCCAAGAAATTTCCGCTAAAAGACCCCTTTTTTAGCATGACACACCGCAGTTTAAATACATTTATGAATGCTTTTACGGGCGCTGATTTCACCTGTTATCCTGCTGCAAGTCAATTGTCTAAAGATTTTTATAATTTATTAGATGTTTATTTGGACGCCGTTTTTAAACCCAACTTGGCCTATCTTAGCTTTTTACAAGAAGGGCATCGACTGGACTTTACAGATCCATCAAATCTCGATTCCCCGTTAGAATTTAAAGGTGTGGTATTCAACGAAATGAAGGGGGCTCTATCTTCGGCAACAGCCCGTTTATCCGAGGCCATGTCGAGTGTGCTTTTTCCCACTCTGACCTATGGAATTAATTCAGGCGGAGATCCAAAAGAGATCCCTCAATTGACACATGAAGATCTTCGTCATTTTCATGAAGAGTTCTATCACCCTAGTCGTTGCTTATTCTTTTTTTATGGAAACATGCCTTTAGCTGGTCATTTAGATTTTATTACAAAAAATGCGTTGGTAAATAGTCGTAAAAAAGATCCTCTGTCCCTTTTGCCAAGGGAGAAACGATTTACGGCACCAAAAAAAGTGGAGATGAGCTATCCCATCGGTCAAGATGAGTCTGAAGAGAAAAAAACAATATTTGGTCTAGGGTGGCTAACAACACATATTCTAGAGCAGAAAGAATTGTTGGCCTTAACCATCTTAGATATTATTTTGATGGATACAGATGCCGCCTTGCTTAAATTGCCACTTTTAAAATCAGGTTTATGTACACAAGTGACATCCTCCTTGGATGGAGAAATTAGCGAAGTTCCTTATATTTTGGTATTCAAGGGATGTGAAAAAGGAAACGTTGAGCAACTCGAAGAAATCGTTTTAAAAGTTTTGAAAGAAATTAAAGAGGCTGGAATCCCTTGGAATTTGATTGAAAGTGCGATCCATCAGCTTGAATTTCATCGAACAGAGATAACCGGAAATCATGCCCCTTATGGCCTATCTCTTTATTTTAGAAGTGCTTTGATGAAGCAGCACGGAGCATCAGCAGAAGATGGATTATTGATTCACTCATTATTTAATACGCTTCGCGAAGAATTGGAAAAAAATCCAAATCTATTACAAGATGTCATGGAAAAACATTTGATTGGCAATCAGCATCGGGCAACAGTGATCATGACGCCAGATAAAGGTTTGGCGGCGGCTGAATTAGAAAATGAAAAGGCTGTTTTAAAGCAGATTCAAGAAAAATTAACTCCTGAAGAAAAACAAACAATTGCCAAACAAGCCAAAGATCTAGCAGCTTATCAAGAGAAAGAAGAAGATGTGGATATTCTCCCATCCGTTTCTTTATCGGATGTGCCAAAAAAATCGCAGGTATTTCCTTTGACAAAAGAGAAAGTCGGTATATTGGACGTTTTTTCACATCCCTGCTTTACCAACCAAATTGTTTATGCAGAACTCGTTTTCCCTCTGCCAAAAATTGCCCAAGAAGATCTCTATCTTCTTCGTTTACTCACTCTTTTGATGCCTCAAATGGGATGTGGAGGGCGGTCTTATGTGGAAAACCTTGAGTATATTCAAGCCCATACAGGTGGAATTGACACGATTCTCAATTTTACCCATAAAGTTGATCATGCAGAAGCTTTTACACCAAGTTTTCTGATTCGAGGAAAGTCGCTTTCACGTAAAACAGATAAACTATTTCCTCTCTTAAAAGAGATGGTGACTTCTATTGATTTAACAGACAAAGAGCGAATTAAAGAATTGTTAGCCAAGCATTACACTGGCTTGGAAATGAGCATCAATCAGAATGCTTTAAAGTATGCCATTAATCTTTCTGCAAGCGGTTTGGATATTGGTTCAAGCATTGCTAACTCACTCTACGGCTTGGAATATTTCTGGAAAATCAAAGAATTGGCTTCTAATTTTGATACAAAGGTCGATTGGCTTATTGAAAAACTGCAAACCTTGCAAAATCAAATCACAGGTTTGAAAGGGGCTCATCTTATTTTAGCATCTGATCAAGAAAAGTATGCAGATTTAAAAGCAAAGGGATTTTATGGGTTAGATCAACTTCCTGAGAAGTCTTTTACGTCTTGGGATCACTCATCTTATCAGTTAATTAAAGCTGGTTCACAAGGGCGCACGATTTCATCGCCAGTTGCTTTCACGAGTATGATGTTTAAGACATTGAATTACACGCATCCTGATATGCCCGCTTTAGCAGTTGTGGCACCGCTTTTTGACAATTTGATTTTGCATCCCAAATTGCGTGAGCAAGGGGGGGCGTACGGAGGAGGAGCTTCCTGTAATTCCTTAACAGGCAAATTTTATTTCTTTGCTTACCGCGATCCTAATATTGCAAGCTCTCTCAATGCCTTTGATGAAGCCGTACAAAGTATCTTGAGTGGAGATTTTGAAGATTCCGATTTGGAAGAAGCGAAGTTTGAAATTGTGCAGGGCATGGATTCTCCCGTTGCTCCTGGAAGTCGAGCCAGTGTTTCTTATGATTGGATGATTCAAGGAAAAACTCCCGAGATTAGACAATCTTTTAGAGATCGCTTACTGGCTTTGACCAAAGAAGATGTGCAGAATGCTGTGCAAACGCATATTCTTCCTAAAATGTCTACAGCTACTACAGTCGTATTTGCTTCAAAAGAGCTGTTTGAGCAAGAAAACCAAGTTCTCGCTAAAAATGGAAGAACTGTTTTACCGGTTGAATCTGTGTAA
- the gap gene encoding type I glyceraldehyde-3-phosphate dehydrogenase: MSVNIAINGFGRIGRLAFRIASKLNDINIVAINDVVPADNLAYLLKFDSTHGRFDGDIYAEGNHIVANGKKTIVLSEKDPEKLPWKDLKIDYVLECTGLFTTPELAQKHLTAGASRVIISAPAKGDIPTFVMGVNHQNYNPELHRIISNASCTTNCLAPITKVLLDNFGIEEGLMTTVHSVTSSQPTVDGPSKKDWRGGRGASQNIIPASTGAAKAVALCLPEIKGKLTGMALRVPTADVSVVDLTVRLSKPTSYEDICKAMKLASENEMKGILAYCDEQVVSSDFISSSYSAIFDKDAGIALNDSFYKIIAWYDNEMGYASRIVDLVVYMASREHLAAQR, translated from the coding sequence ATGTCTGTAAATATTGCGATTAATGGATTTGGACGAATTGGAAGACTAGCATTCAGAATTGCCTCGAAACTTAACGACATCAACATTGTCGCAATAAATGATGTTGTTCCCGCTGATAATCTTGCTTATCTTTTAAAATTTGACTCTACGCATGGCAGATTTGATGGAGATATTTATGCGGAAGGAAATCATATCGTTGCTAACGGGAAAAAAACAATTGTACTTTCAGAAAAAGACCCTGAAAAACTGCCATGGAAAGATTTAAAAATTGATTATGTGCTTGAATGTACTGGTCTCTTCACGACTCCAGAGCTTGCGCAAAAACATTTGACAGCTGGGGCTTCTCGAGTCATCATTTCAGCACCCGCAAAAGGAGATATTCCCACTTTTGTGATGGGCGTAAACCATCAAAACTATAACCCAGAACTTCATCGAATTATCTCAAACGCCTCTTGTACAACTAACTGTTTGGCCCCGATTACAAAGGTTTTATTAGATAATTTCGGTATTGAAGAAGGTTTAATGACCACTGTCCACTCAGTGACTTCTAGTCAACCAACCGTGGACGGACCTTCTAAAAAAGATTGGCGCGGAGGACGCGGAGCAAGTCAGAATATCATCCCAGCCTCTACAGGAGCCGCTAAAGCTGTTGCTTTATGTCTCCCTGAAATTAAAGGGAAATTAACGGGGATGGCTTTAAGAGTCCCCACAGCCGATGTTTCTGTAGTAGATTTAACCGTTCGCTTAAGTAAACCTACTTCTTATGAAGACATTTGCAAAGCCATGAAATTGGCCTCTGAAAATGAAATGAAAGGAATTCTTGCTTACTGCGACGAACAAGTTGTTTCAAGCGATTTCATCAGCAGCTCTTATTCAGCTATTTTTGATAAAGATGCTGGTATTGCCTTGAACGACTCTTTTTATAAAATTATTGCATGGTATGACAATGAGATGGGATATGCATCCCGAATTGTCGATCTTGTAGTTTACATGGCATCTCGAGAGCATTTAGCTGCACAACGATAA